From the genome of Deltaproteobacteria bacterium, one region includes:
- a CDS encoding type II toxin-antitoxin system Phd/YefM family antitoxin: protein MKLKKKNIEIIVKNGKPSRVILDIVEYKKLLERAEDLEDIRMLGEMRKGQLKFKKLEDFLKEYNTGV from the coding sequence ATGAAGCTAAAGAAAAAAAATATAGAAATCATTGTAAAAAATGGGAAACCGTCCCGGGTTATACTTGATATAGTAGAATACAAAAAATTGCTCGAACGTGCAGAGGATCTTGAGGATATCCGCATGTTAGGTGAAATGCGCAAGGGGCAGCTAAAGTTTAAAAAATTGGAAGATTTCCTCAAGGAGTATAACACAGGTGTATGA